GGAACAGATGACGAAGGGCAAGTTTCGCCGCCTGCCGGTCGTTCAGGATGATGTGCTCGTCGGCATTGTGACGGATCGGGACATCCTGCGGTTCGTCGGTTCCGAAGAACGCACGCGCGTCAATGGAGCGATGACCGAATCGCCACTGACGATTTCTCCAACCACTCCGGTAGAGGAGGCCGTCCGTTTGCTGCGTAAGCATCGGATCAACGGCCTCCCGGTGGTGGAGAATGGTAAAGTCATCGGCATCATCACGACGAGCGATATCATGCAAGCGTTCCTCGAAGTGTCCGGCGCGTCGGTCCAGGGCAGTGTTCGTATCGATCTCCTGCAGACCAAGGACGCGGGCGACCTGACCGAGGCCGCGAATGTTATGAAGCAGGCCGGTGGGGAGGTGCTCAGCGTCGGCACGTATAAAGACCCGTGGAGCGAGCAGCCGATTTTTTATCTACGCGCGCGCAGCATCGAACCCGGCACCGCCAAGACTGTTCTAGAGAAAAAAGGCTACACGGTGCTGAGCGTGCAATAACCGGCGATCGATAACATCCGAAAGAAAAGGAAACCGCCCATGGAACCTGCGGTAGACATCGGTGCCATTAAACCGATGCTGCAAACTCGCTTGCTCGGGAAGAACATCCAGTACTGGGCAGAAGTGGATTCCACCAACGCCGCCTTGTCTCGATTGGTTGCGAGCGGAAGTGAAGAGGGAACGGTCGTGATCGCCGACGCTCAGCGCGCGGGTCGAGGGCGCCTCGGCAAGTCGTGGATTTCTCCCCCAGGGGTCAATCTCCATCTCTCAGTACTCCTCAGGCCGCAGCTCAAGGCTACCGATGCCCGCTTCCTGACGCTGATCGGTTCCTTGGCTATTGCGGATGTCCTCGATACCTACGGTGTGAAGTCACAGGTCAAGTGGCCGAACGATGTCCTCGTCGCGGACAAGAAAATTGCCGGCGTTTTGACGGAAGTCCAGCTGCGAAATGGACACACTGACCATTTCATCATCGGGCTGGGAGTGAATCTAAACATTGACCGACCCATGATGGCGCGTGCCTTTGGCGAAGCGGCGGCCGGCGCAACCTCGCTGTACGAGGCGCTTGAGCAAAAGGTCGATCGGAACCTCTTTGCCGCCCAGCTCTTAGAACGCCTTGAACACCACTATTTTGCGTTTCTGGAAAAAGGGGCAACCATCGTGCGCGAGCAGTGGTGTTCCCGTTCCTTCCTCGGTCGCCGTGTGAGTGTTAAAGAGGAGGACATGCACGTGGAAGGCATTGCTTTGGATCTTGACGACGAAGGTTGCCTTGTCGTTGCGCTCGATGACGGCTCGACAGTGCACGTCCGTGAGGGCGAGGTGGTGCCGCTTCATTAGTGAGACTTGAGACGAGGGGCCGTCAGCAGCAGGTTAGGACACAACACACTTATGAGATTTAGCATCCCGACAGAAACTGGCAGTGGCAAAGGTATTAACGAACGGCGCGTCGCGCTGTCGCCAGCCGGAGTCCGCGACTTGTGCCTGGCTGGTGCAGAGGTCTTTGTCCAACAAGGCGCTGGGCACGGTGCTGGGTTTGCCGACGAGACGTATCGCACGGCCGGCGCGCGGATTGTCTATACCGCTGCCGAAGCCTATGGCCGCGCGGATGTCGTGCTTCGTGTCGAACGTCCCCGTGAAGACGAGTGGCTGCTGCTTCCAGATGGAGCGACCTTGATCTCTTTCCTGCATCTTCATACTGCATCCACGCGAGTGAAGCAGACGCTGATGACTCGTCAGCTCACGGCCCTTAGTCTGGAGGCGGTCAGGGAAGACGATGGCTCTTTTCCCTTGCAGCAGGTTGCAAGCCAGATTGCCGGGCGCATGGCCCCGCAGATTGCCGGACGGTTACTGGAAGCATCGAGCGGCGGCATGGGGGTACTGCTCTCCGGCCTCCCCGGGATTCCCCCGGCAGACGTGGTCATTCTTGGCGCCGGCGTGCTGGGAACAGAGGCCGCGCGCGCGTTCCTGGGCGTGGGGGCGAGCGTCTATGTGCTCGATACCGAACTGTACAAGCTCGACGCGCTGGATCGTTTCTCCCGGGGAAGAATCGTGACGGCGCTCGCCACACGGCATAACGTCGAGAAATTTGCCCTGTTTGCCGAAGTGCTCGTCGGCGCGGTGCGGCACCCTCCCGGAGGCGCGCCCATGCTCGTCACGCACGATATTGTACGCAAAATGAAACGCGGTGCAGCGATCCTCGATTTTGCCATTAACGAAGGCGGCTGTGTCGAGACCTCGCGACTCACGCCCACTGAAGATGGCGTGTTCGTCCAGGATGGGATTGTTCACTACGCACTGCCAAACGTGCCGTCCCTCGTGCCGCGCACAGCGACCTACGCGCACACGCAAGCGCTGCTTCCGTACCTTCGTCTCATCCAACACGAGGGCGTAACCCGCGCCCTACAACACCACACGGCTTTGCAGCGGGGCGTGTCCGCTTTATCGGGACGACTGCTATCCCCGACTACTAGTGGAAAATCCGAAAAGCCGGAACCTGACAAAGAAACCGAGTGACGAACTGTTTCAGCTGCGTTACTCGTTACTCAGCACTCATCGCTTGAAACTGTCGCGTATGCCTTGGATTGACGCCTATCGCCACAAGTGCCGCACTGCCGAAGAAGCCGTTCGTCTGGTCGCAAGCGGTGATCGGGTTTTCACCAGCGGCAACGCGGCGACACCGCGCCCGCTCCTCCGTGCACTCCTCGAGCGCAAAGCCGAACTCAGTGACATTGAACTCGTACACCTCCTGCTCATGGGCGCTGAATTCTCCACGCCGGGCCTGGAAGGCCACTTTCGTCACAATGCTCTCTTCGTCGGTTCGGGGGATCGCCAGGCCGTCAATACCGGCGCAGCCGATTACACGCCCATTTTTCTCTCGGAAATTCCTGCCCTCTTTTCTTCGGGAGTGCTGCCGCTCGATGCGGCCATCTTACAGGTCTCGCCACCGGACGAGCACGGTTTCATGAGCCTCGGCATCGAAGTGCTTGCTTCCAAGGCGGCGGCGGAAACCGCGCGCACCGTCATTGTTCAGGTGAATGAGCAGATGCCGCGGGTGTTGGGCGATTCTTTCCTGCACGTGTCGCGCGTGCACGCCATCGTCGAAACCGACGAACCGCTGCCAGAGTTGGAGAAGAGCGGTTTCGGGGAAGTCGAACGCCGGATTGGGCAACACGTTGCCGGCTTGATTCCGGATGGTGCCACGTTGCAGCTGGGCATCGGCACGATTCCCGATGCCGTGTTGGCCAGCCTGTCCGACAAGCGCGACCTCGGGGTCCACACCGAGATGATTTCCGACGGTGTGATGCAGGCGATGGAAGCTGGCCTCTTCACCGGCTCGCGCAAGACGCTCCACCCCGGCAAAGCCATCGCCACGCTCATCCTCGGCTCGCGCGAGCTGTATCGCTTTGTCGATAATAACCCGGCCTTCGAACTGCATCCGTCCGCGTACACCAACGATCCTTTCGTCATCGCGCAGAACGACAATCTTATTGCCATCAACTCCGCGTTGGAAGTGGATCTGACCGGCCAAGTCTGCGCCGAGTCGATCGGGACGACGATCTATTCCGGTTTCGGCGGACAATTGGATTTTATTCGCGGCGCGGCACGGTCGCGCGGTGGCAAACCGATCATCGCCTTAGCCTCAACCGCTCAGAGGGGAACACTCTCCCGCATCGTTCCGCAGTTACAGCCCGGTGCCGGCGTGGTGACGACGCGTGGCGATGTCCACTCTGTCGTCACCGAATTCGGCGCGGCGCAGTTGTACGGCCAGACGCTACGGCAGCGCGCGCGCCTGCTCATCGACATTGCCCACCCGCAGTTCCGCGAAGCGTTGGAACGAGCCGCGAAGGAACGCAAACTACTGTAACGCTAGAGTAAGGAGGAACTCTTATGTTCATGACTGAAGTGCTCAAACACTGTAGTGCCTTGGAACAACGCGTCGCCGATATCTATCGTGCCTTCGCGGGTGCTCTGAACGATGACCGTGAATTGGAAAGCTTCTGGCTCGGGATGGGGGAGGCGGAAAAGCATCACGGGAAGATCCTTGCCGCCGAGCGAGCCGCATTGGAGGTCGATTCCGACACCGGCTACTTCATGCCCGAGTTTGCCGCAAAACTGGCGGAGATGGACGCGTTGCTGAAACGGGTCGAAGAACACGCCAGGAGCGGGGTGACCAAAGAGGAAGCCTTTGCCTTGGCATTGGAGCTTGAACAGTCGGAATTGAACACCATCTACCGCGACTTGGTGTTGATGGGACGGGCGGCAGTGAAACTGATGGCGCGACATGTGGATCGATCGCTATCGTTGCCCAAGCACCAACAAGATTTACTTGCCGGGATTCAACGCTTCGTACCGACAGGTCCAATACAGCAACAGGCCGAAACCTGGGCGAAGGCGAATCGCGTCGCCTAAACTCCCGCGAAGAGGAGGACCCCACCATGAAAGCACGTGATGTCATGAACAAACGCGTGACGGCAGCGACCCTGCGCGCCATCGGGCGCGATCTCGCCCTGCAGCTTCTCTCCGGTATGTACAGCGGGTTGCCGGTGGTTGACGCCAATAACCATGTCCTCGGCGTGGTGACGGAATTCGACTTGCTCAGAGCCGTGCAAGACGGCAAGGATCTTCAGACGGTGAAAGCCGAGGAGATCATGGGCAGACCGGCGGTGTGCGTGGAAGAAGACGACCCCATCGAGTCAGTCATCGCCAAAATGACGACGCACAACATCATTCGGGTCCCGGTGATTCGCGACGGCAAACTTGTGGGAGTCGTCTCCCGCGCCGATATTCTCAGTCGCA
The window above is part of the Deltaproteobacteria bacterium genome. Proteins encoded here:
- a CDS encoding CBS domain-containing protein, translated to MLVRHRMTANPITISPQDTLATAKEQMTKGKFRRLPVVQDDVLVGIVTDRDILRFVGSEERTRVNGAMTESPLTISPTTPVEEAVRLLRKHRINGLPVVENGKVIGIITTSDIMQAFLEVSGASVQGSVRIDLLQTKDAGDLTEAANVMKQAGGEVLSVGTYKDPWSEQPIFYLRARSIEPGTAKTVLEKKGYTVLSVQ
- a CDS encoding biotin--[acetyl-CoA-carboxylase] ligase, which translates into the protein MEPAVDIGAIKPMLQTRLLGKNIQYWAEVDSTNAALSRLVASGSEEGTVVIADAQRAGRGRLGKSWISPPGVNLHLSVLLRPQLKATDARFLTLIGSLAIADVLDTYGVKSQVKWPNDVLVADKKIAGVLTEVQLRNGHTDHFIIGLGVNLNIDRPMMARAFGEAAAGATSLYEALEQKVDRNLFAAQLLERLEHHYFAFLEKGATIVREQWCSRSFLGRRVSVKEEDMHVEGIALDLDDEGCLVVALDDGSTVHVREGEVVPLH
- a CDS encoding alanine dehydrogenase, which gives rise to MRFSIPTETGSGKGINERRVALSPAGVRDLCLAGAEVFVQQGAGHGAGFADETYRTAGARIVYTAAEAYGRADVVLRVERPREDEWLLLPDGATLISFLHLHTASTRVKQTLMTRQLTALSLEAVREDDGSFPLQQVASQIAGRMAPQIAGRLLEASSGGMGVLLSGLPGIPPADVVILGAGVLGTEAARAFLGVGASVYVLDTELYKLDALDRFSRGRIVTALATRHNVEKFALFAEVLVGAVRHPPGGAPMLVTHDIVRKMKRGAAILDFAINEGGCVETSRLTPTEDGVFVQDGIVHYALPNVPSLVPRTATYAHTQALLPYLRLIQHEGVTRALQHHTALQRGVSALSGRLLSPTTSGKSEKPEPDKETE
- a CDS encoding acetyl-CoA hydrolase/transferase family protein, whose product is MPWIDAYRHKCRTAEEAVRLVASGDRVFTSGNAATPRPLLRALLERKAELSDIELVHLLLMGAEFSTPGLEGHFRHNALFVGSGDRQAVNTGAADYTPIFLSEIPALFSSGVLPLDAAILQVSPPDEHGFMSLGIEVLASKAAAETARTVIVQVNEQMPRVLGDSFLHVSRVHAIVETDEPLPELEKSGFGEVERRIGQHVAGLIPDGATLQLGIGTIPDAVLASLSDKRDLGVHTEMISDGVMQAMEAGLFTGSRKTLHPGKAIATLILGSRELYRFVDNNPAFELHPSAYTNDPFVIAQNDNLIAINSALEVDLTGQVCAESIGTTIYSGFGGQLDFIRGAARSRGGKPIIALASTAQRGTLSRIVPQLQPGAGVVTTRGDVHSVVTEFGAAQLYGQTLRQRARLLIDIAHPQFREALERAAKERKLL
- a CDS encoding CBS domain-containing protein, whose protein sequence is MKARDVMNKRVTAATLRAIGRDLALQLLSGMYSGLPVVDANNHVLGVVTEFDLLRAVQDGKDLQTVKAEEIMGRPAVCVEEDDPIESVIAKMTTHNIIRVPVIRDGKLVGVVSRADILSRMIEPEFVSIFGG